DNA from Streptomyces sp. NBC_01260:
GTCACCGACGACCACGGCGGTCGCGGTGGACGGCCTCACGTGGGCGTCGTAGAAGGCGCGCACGGCCGCGGAGTCGATCCGCTCCACGGTCTTCTCGGTGCCCAGGCGCGGGCGCGACATGCGGGCCGTGGCCGGGAAGAGCTCCTTGGAGAGCTGCTTGGCGGCGCGCCGGGCGGGGTTCGCCTGCTCGTGCGGGATCTCGTCGAGCCGGTTGTTCACCAGCCGCTCGATCTCGCTGTCGGCGAAGGCCGGCGCCCGCAGGGCCTCGGCGACCAGACCGAGCGCCTTGGCCAGCCGGGAGGCGGGAACCTCCAGGGAGACCCGGACGCCGGGGTGGTCGGCGTGGGCGTCCAGGGTGGCGCCGCACCGCTCCAGCTCGGCGGCGAACTCCTCGGCACTGTGCTTGTCGGTGCCCTCGGACAGGGCGCGCGACATGATCGTGGCCACCCCGTCCAGGCCCTCGGGCTCGGCCTCCAGCGGGGCCTCGAGGAAGATCTCGACCGCGACGACCTGCTGGCCGGGGCGGTGGCAGCGCAGCACCGTGAGGCCGTTGGGCAGGGAGCCGCGCTCGGGTGCGGGGAAGGCCCAGGGCCTGGCCACTCCGGGTGCGGGCTGCGGGTGGTACTTCATCGAAACTCCAGTCGCGGCAGCGTCGCTCACTTGTCCGCTCCTTCGTGCGCGTCGGTGTCGTTGGCGGCGCCTTCTTCGGCCTCTTCGGCGGGCTCCGCCGACTCGACCGGCTCGTAGACCAGCACCGCCCGGTTGTCGGGCCGCAGCTGGGCCCTGGCGGCCGCCCGGACCTCTTCGGCGGTGATGTCGAGCACCCGGTTCACGGCGGTCAGGGCGCGCTGCGGGTCACCGAACAGCACGGCGAACCGGCACAGTTCGTCGGCCCGGCTCGCGACCGTACCGAGCCGGTCCAGCCACTCGCGCTCCAACTGGGCCTGGGCGCGCTCCATTTCCTCGGGGGTCGGGCCCTCCTCGGCGAACCGGGCGAGCTCCTCGTCGACCGCGGCCTCGACCTGCGCCACCTCGACACCGCCGGACGTCTTGACGTCCAGCCAGCCGAGCGAGGGCGCACCGGCCAGCCGCAGCATCCAGAACCCGGCCCCGACGGCCGTCCGGTCGCGGCGCACCAGGCGGTTGTGCAGCCGGGACGACTCGCCACCGCCCAGCACGGTCAGCGCGAGATCCGCGGCGTCGCACTCCCGGGTGCCGTCGTGCGGCAGCCGGTAGGCGGCCATCAGCGCACGCGCCGGGACCTCCTCGCGGACCTCCTCGCGCAGCTCACGGCCGATGACCTCGGGCAGCTTGCCGTCCCGCGGCGGCTGCTTGCCGTCGTGGGAGGGGATGGTTCCGAAGTACTTCTCGATCCAGGCGAGCGTCTGCTCGGGGTCGATGTCGCCGACGACCGAGAGCACCGCGTTGTTGGGCGCGTAGTACGTACGGAAGAAGGTCCGCGCGTCCTCGAGGGTCGCCGCGTCCAGGTCGGCCATTGACCCGATCGGGGTGTGGTGGTACGGGTGGTCGTCCGGGTGGACGAGAGCCGTCAGCCGCTCGAACGCGGTGCCGTACGGGACGTTGTCGTAGCGCTGGCGGCGCTCGTTCTTGACGACGTCGCGCTGGTTCTCCATGGACTTCTCGTCGAGCTCGGCGAGCAGTGAGCCCATCCGGTCGGCCTCGAGCCACAGGGCCAGCTCCAGCTGGTGCGTGGGCATCGTCTCGAAGTAGTTGGTCCGCTCGAAGCTGGTGGTGCCGTTGAGGGAGCCGCCGGCGCCCTGCACCAGCTCGAAGTGTCCGTTCCCCTTGACCTGGCCCGAGCCCTGGAACATCAGGTGCTCGAAGAGGTGAGCCAGACCGGTGCGTCCCTTGACCTCGTGGCGCGAGCCGACGTCGTACCAGAGGCACACCGCGGCGACCGGGGTCAGATGGTCCTCGGAGAGCACCACGCGCAGGCCGTTGGCCAGACGGTGCTCGGTCGCTGTCAAGCCGCCGGAGCCGGCCTGGGCTGTGGCCGTGTGACCCATGGGCATGTACGTCCCTTCGATCGCGATACTGGATGTGATGCGAGACCTGCCACTGTAAGCAGGCACACCGGCGCCTGGCGAAGTCTCCGTGCCGCGCAGGTCACCGGAAAGCGGCGTCCGGACCCCCTCGGGACGGGTGGAGAACCCCCTTTGGGACGGGTCGAGGTCGGAGTTGTCAGTGCGGCGGTCCACAATGGTCCGCGTCAGAACCTGAGGTTGCCCGAACAGAATCCGTGAAGGAGTCGCAGCAGCGATGGCCCGCCGCAGCACGAAGACCCCGCCGCCGGACGACTTCGAGGAGAAGATCCTCGACATCGACGTCGTCGACGAAATGCAGGGCTCCTTCCTTGAGTACGCGTACTCGGTGATCTACTCACGGGCCCTGCCGGACGCCCGTGACGGCTTGAAGCCGGTGCACCGCCGCATCGTCTACCAGATGAACGAGATGGGCCTGCGCCCGGACCGCGGCTATGTGAAGTGCGCCCGCGTCGTCGGCGAGGTCATGGGTAAGCTGCACCCGCACGGGGACGCGTCGATCTACGACGCCCTGGTGCGGATGGCACAGCCGTTCTCCATGCGGCTCCCCCTCGTCGACGGACACGGAAACTTCGGCTCGCTCGGCAACGACGACCCGCCGGCCGCCATGCGGTACACCGAGTGCCGGATGGCCGACGCGACGTCGTTGATGACGGAGTCGATCGACGAGGACACCGTCGCTTTCCAGTCGAATTACGACGGCCAGGAGCAGGAGCCGGTCGTCCTCCCGGCCGCCTATCCGAACCTCCTGGTCAACGGCACGACCGGGATCGCCGTCGGCATGGCGACGAACATGCCGCCGCACAACCTGGGCGAGGTCATCGCCGCCGCCCGCCACCTGATCAAGCATCCGGGCGCGGACCTGGAGACCCTGATGCGGTTCGTCCCCGGTCCCGACCTGCCGACCGGTGGCCGGATCGTGGGCCTCGGCGGCATCAAGGACGCCTACGCGGGAGGCCGCGGCTCGTTCAAGATCCGCGCCACCGTCGCCGTGGAGAACGTCACGGCACGCCGCAAGGGTCTGGTCGTCACCGAACTGCCCTTCAGCGTCGGTCCGGAGAAGGTGATCGCCAAGATCAAGGACCTGGTCTCGGCGAAAAAGCTCCAGGGCATCGCGGACGTCAAGGACCTCACCGACCGCTCGCACGGACTGCGCCTGGTCATCGAGGTCAAGAACGGCTTCGTGCCGGAGGCCGTGCTGGAGCAGCTCTACAAGCTGACGCCGATGGAGGAGTCCTTCGGCATCAACAATGTGGCGCTGGTGGACGGGCAGCCGCTCACCCTGGGCCTCAAGGAGCTCCTGGAGGTCTACCTCGACCACCGCTTCGACGTGGTGCGCCGGCGCAGCGAGTTCCGCCGGACCAAGCGCCGCAACCGGCTGCACCTGGTCGAGGGCCTCCTCGTCGCACTGATCGACATCGACGAGGTCATCCGGCTCATCCGATCCAGCGACAACTCGGCGCAGGCCAAGGACCGGCTCATCGAGCACTTCTCGCTGAGCGAGGTCCAGACGCAGTACATCCTGGACACCCCGCTGCGCCGGCTCACCCGGTTCGACCGGGTCGAGCTGGAGAGCGAGCGGGACCGGCTCAACGCCGAGATCGACGAGCTGACCGCGATCCTCGACTCGGACACCGAGCTGCGCAAGCTCGTCTCCACGGAACTGGCCGCGGTCGCCAAGAAGTTCGGCACCGACCGGCGTACGGTGCTGCTGGAGTCGGCCGGTTCGCAGGTCGCGGCGGTACCGCTGGAGGTCGCGGACGACCCGTGCCGGGTGCTGCTGTCCTCGACCGGTCTGCTGGCCCGTACGGCCAACGGCGACCCGATCGTCTTCGCCGAGGACGCCAAGCGCGCCAAACACGATGTGATCGTGTCGGCCGTGCCGGCCACGGCACGGGGTGATGTCGGCGTGGTGACCTCGACGGGGCGGCTGATGCGGCTCGCGGTGATCGATCTGCCGCAGCTGCCGGACACCCATGCGGCGCCCAGCCTCTCGGGCGGCGCGATGGTCGCCGAGTTCCTCACCCTGGAGGCGGACGAGGAGATCATCTGCCTCACCACGCTCGACGAGTCCTCACCGGGGCTGGCGGTCGGCACCCTGCAGGGCGTCGTGAAGCGCGTGGTGCCCGACTATCCGGCCAACAAGGACGAGCTGGAGGTCATCACCCTCAAGGACGGTGACCGGATCGTCGGCGCGATGGAACTGCGCACCGGCGAGGAGGACCTGGTCTTCATCACCTCGGACGCGCAGCTGCTGCGCTACCCGGCGGCGCAGGTGCGCCCGCAGGGCCGTCCGGCCGGCGGTATGGCGGGCGTCAAGCTCACGGAGGGCGCGGAGGTGCTCTCCTTCGCCGCGGTGGATCCGGCCGCGGACGCCATGGTGTTCACGGTCGCCGGTTCGCACGGCACACTCGACGACTCCGTGCTGACGTGCAAGTTCACCCCGTTCGACCAGTACCCGCGCAAGGGCCGGGCCACGGGCGGAGTGCGCTGTCAGCGGTTCCTCAAGGGCGAGGACATCCTGACGTTCGCCTGGGCGGGCCCGACACCCGCCCGCGCCGCGCAGAAGAACGGCGCGCCGGCCACGCTGCCCGAGCCCGACCCGCGGCGCGACGGTTCGGGGACGCCACTGGAGTCCCCGGTCGCGGTGATCGCCGGCCCCGTGTAACCGGCCGGCCCGGTCCGTGGCGCTATGCGTCGTCGCCGGGCTGCTGCACGTACCGCAGGACGCCCCACATGCTTCGCTCATGTGCGGCGTCCTGCGCTGTGTCCGGCGCCGCTTCCCCCGGCAGCGGGGCGGTCTCGCGGCAGTCCGCCAGCTCCTTGCGCAGGGCCTCGGCGTCGATGCCCGAGCCGATCAGCACGAGCCGCGTCAGCCGTGGTTCGCCGCGGGTCCAGGGCTGCGGGGCGAACCGCAGGAACCTGCCGACGGCGTGCAGCGCGTAGCTGTTGTCCCGGTCCCCCGTGCCGAAGTCGACGTACCCCTTGATCCGGTAGAGGCCTTCCGGCCGGGAGTCCAGGAAGCCCATCAGCCGACGGGGACTCATGGGCACGTCGGAGGTGAAGTCGACGCTCTCGTAGGCCGCGTGCAGATGCTCCCCGTGCTCCTCACCGGCCCGCGCCGCCCGTTCCTCCAGGTACAGGTCCTCGAAGGTCAGCTGCCGGGCCTTCTCCTCGCGGTCGGGCCGCAGCGCCGGATCGAAGAGCAGCTCGGGGTCGACGCGTCCGTAGATGGCGGGGACGACCGCCGCCGCACTGCCGGTGGCCGCGACGGCCTCCCGGATGCGCAGCAGGTCGTCGTCCGCGGCCCGGTCCGTCTTGTTCAGCACGACGAGGTCGGCGACGGCGAGATGGCGGTCGATCTCCGGGTGACGTTCCCGGGTGGCGGCGAACTCGGCGGCGTCGACCACCTCGACCAGTCCCCCGTACACGATGTGCGGGTTGTCGCTGGCCAGCAGCATCCGTACGAGTTCCTGGGGTTCGGCGAGCCCGCTCGCCTCGATGACGATCACGTCGAGCCGGGCGGCGGGCCGGGTCAGGGTCTCCAGGTAGGTGTCCAGCTCGCTCACGTCGACCGCGCAGCACAGGCAGCCGCCGCCGAGCGAGACCGTCGAGCCGACCTGTCCGGACACCGTCATGGCGTCGATCTCGATGGACCCGAAGTCGTTGACGATCACGCCGATCCGGTTTCCCGCGCGATGGCGCAGCAGGTGGTTGAGCAGCGTCGTCTTGCCGGATCCCAGGAATCCTGCGAGGACGATGACCGGGATCTGCCTGCTGCGGGGCGGGGGCGACGGGTTCAACGGGGGCCCTTCCGGGGGACGTCAGGCGGCCGGGACCGGCTGCGGCGGAGGCGGGCCGACGTAGCGGGCCGCCGGGCGGATGATCTTGGAGTCCTCCGCCTGCTCCAGGATATTGGCGCTCCAGCCCACCACCCGCGCCGCGCAGAACGTCGGTGTGAACATCTCGCGCGGCAGCCCGCACAGCTCCATGACCACTCCGGCGTAGAACTCCACGTTGGTGTGCAGTTCGCGCCCCGGCTTGAGCTCGGCGAGGATCGCCTCGACCTGCCGTTCCACCTCGACGGCGAAGTCGACGAGCGGTCCGCCGAAGCTCTGGGCGATGCCTCGCAGCATGCGCGAGCGCGGGTCCTCGGTGCGGTAGACCGGGTGCCCGAAGCCCATGATCCGGTCGCCGGCGAGCACGCGCTCGCGGATCCATCCGTCGATGCGGTCGGGGGTCCCGATGGCGTCCAGGGTGTCCAGGGCCCGGCTGGGCGCACCGCCGTGCAGCGGTCCGGAGAGTGCGCCGACGGCCGCGACCAGGCAGGCGGCGATGTCGGCTCCGGTGGAGGCGACGACCCGGCCGGTGAAGGTCGAGGCGTTGAAGCCGTGGTCGACGGTGGAGATCAGGTACTGCTCGACAGCCCTGACCCGGGCGGCGTCCGGCACGGAACCGGTGAGCATGTAGAGGTAGTTGGCCGCGTACGGCAGGTCGTCGCGCGGCTCCACCGGTTCGAGGCCCTGACCGAGCCGGTGCAGGGCGGTGAGCACGGTGGGGACCGCGGCGCAGGCGGTCAGCGCGTCGGCGCGGCGCCGCCCTGCGTCGATGTCGTACACCGGACGGAAGCCCGCCGACGCGCCGAGCAGCGAGAGCGCCGTGCGCAGCCCCGCGAGCGGGCCGGAGACGGCGCCCGCGCGG
Protein-coding regions in this window:
- a CDS encoding M16 family metallopeptidase; protein product: MPMGHTATAQAGSGGLTATEHRLANGLRVVLSEDHLTPVAAVCLWYDVGSRHEVKGRTGLAHLFEHLMFQGSGQVKGNGHFELVQGAGGSLNGTTSFERTNYFETMPTHQLELALWLEADRMGSLLAELDEKSMENQRDVVKNERRQRYDNVPYGTAFERLTALVHPDDHPYHHTPIGSMADLDAATLEDARTFFRTYYAPNNAVLSVVGDIDPEQTLAWIEKYFGTIPSHDGKQPPRDGKLPEVIGRELREEVREEVPARALMAAYRLPHDGTRECDAADLALTVLGGGESSRLHNRLVRRDRTAVGAGFWMLRLAGAPSLGWLDVKTSGGVEVAQVEAAVDEELARFAEEGPTPEEMERAQAQLEREWLDRLGTVASRADELCRFAVLFGDPQRALTAVNRVLDITAEEVRAAARAQLRPDNRAVLVYEPVESAEPAEEAEEGAANDTDAHEGADK
- a CDS encoding DNA gyrase/topoisomerase IV subunit A, coding for MARRSTKTPPPDDFEEKILDIDVVDEMQGSFLEYAYSVIYSRALPDARDGLKPVHRRIVYQMNEMGLRPDRGYVKCARVVGEVMGKLHPHGDASIYDALVRMAQPFSMRLPLVDGHGNFGSLGNDDPPAAMRYTECRMADATSLMTESIDEDTVAFQSNYDGQEQEPVVLPAAYPNLLVNGTTGIAVGMATNMPPHNLGEVIAAARHLIKHPGADLETLMRFVPGPDLPTGGRIVGLGGIKDAYAGGRGSFKIRATVAVENVTARRKGLVVTELPFSVGPEKVIAKIKDLVSAKKLQGIADVKDLTDRSHGLRLVIEVKNGFVPEAVLEQLYKLTPMEESFGINNVALVDGQPLTLGLKELLEVYLDHRFDVVRRRSEFRRTKRRNRLHLVEGLLVALIDIDEVIRLIRSSDNSAQAKDRLIEHFSLSEVQTQYILDTPLRRLTRFDRVELESERDRLNAEIDELTAILDSDTELRKLVSTELAAVAKKFGTDRRTVLLESAGSQVAAVPLEVADDPCRVLLSSTGLLARTANGDPIVFAEDAKRAKHDVIVSAVPATARGDVGVVTSTGRLMRLAVIDLPQLPDTHAAPSLSGGAMVAEFLTLEADEEIICLTTLDESSPGLAVGTLQGVVKRVVPDYPANKDELEVITLKDGDRIVGAMELRTGEEDLVFITSDAQLLRYPAAQVRPQGRPAGGMAGVKLTEGAEVLSFAAVDPAADAMVFTVAGSHGTLDDSVLTCKFTPFDQYPRKGRATGGVRCQRFLKGEDILTFAWAGPTPARAAQKNGAPATLPEPDPRRDGSGTPLESPVAVIAGPV
- a CDS encoding CobW family GTP-binding protein, with the protein product MNPSPPPRSRQIPVIVLAGFLGSGKTTLLNHLLRHRAGNRIGVIVNDFGSIEIDAMTVSGQVGSTVSLGGGCLCCAVDVSELDTYLETLTRPAARLDVIVIEASGLAEPQELVRMLLASDNPHIVYGGLVEVVDAAEFAATRERHPEIDRHLAVADLVVLNKTDRAADDDLLRIREAVAATGSAAAVVPAIYGRVDPELLFDPALRPDREEKARQLTFEDLYLEERAARAGEEHGEHLHAAYESVDFTSDVPMSPRRLMGFLDSRPEGLYRIKGYVDFGTGDRDNSYALHAVGRFLRFAPQPWTRGEPRLTRLVLIGSGIDAEALRKELADCRETAPLPGEAAPDTAQDAAHERSMWGVLRYVQQPGDDA
- a CDS encoding citrate synthase/methylcitrate synthase; translation: MTTMTGSAPLDVPRGLAGVVVTDTALGDVRGREGFYHYRQYSAIELAQTRGFEDVWYLMTEGELPGPAARADFAARTAALRRLPAEVRDALPAIARAGAVSGPLAGLRTALSLLGASAGFRPVYDIDAGRRRADALTACAAVPTVLTALHRLGQGLEPVEPRDDLPYAANYLYMLTGSVPDAARVRAVEQYLISTVDHGFNASTFTGRVVASTGADIAACLVAAVGALSGPLHGGAPSRALDTLDAIGTPDRIDGWIRERVLAGDRIMGFGHPVYRTEDPRSRMLRGIAQSFGGPLVDFAVEVERQVEAILAELKPGRELHTNVEFYAGVVMELCGLPREMFTPTFCAARVVGWSANILEQAEDSKIIRPAARYVGPPPPQPVPAA